A single genomic interval of Pogoniulus pusillus isolate bPogPus1 chromosome 24, bPogPus1.pri, whole genome shotgun sequence harbors:
- the HRAS gene encoding GTPase HRas → MTEYKLVVVGAGGVGKSALTIQLIQNHFVDEYDPTIEDSYRKQVVIDGETCLLDILDTAGQEEYSAMRDQYMRTGEGFLCVFAINNTKSFEDIHQYREQIKRVKDSDDVPMVLVGNKCDLPARTVETRQAQDLARSYGIPYIETSAKTRQGVEDAFYTLVREIRQHKLRKLNPPDESGPGCMNCKCVVS, encoded by the exons ATGACCGAGTACaagctggtggtggtgggagcTGGTGGTGTAGGCAAGAGTGCCCTGACCATACAGCTCATCCAGAACCACTTTGTGGATGAGTACGACCCCACAATAGAG GACTCGTACCGCAAGCAGGTGGTGATCGATGGGGAGACCTGCCTGCTGGACATCCTGGACACGGCGGGGCAGGAGGAGTACAGTGCCATGCGCGACCAGTACATGCGCACCGGCGAGGGCTTCCTCTGCGTCTTCGCCATCAACAACACCAAGTCCTTCGAGGACATTCACCAGTACAG ggagcagATCAAGAGGGTGAAAGACTCAGATGATGTTCCCATGGTCTTGGTGGGAAACAAATGTGACCTTCCAGCTCGGACGGTGGAGACGCGGCAAGCACAGGACCTGGCTCGCAGCTATGGCATCCCCTACATAGAGACCTCTGCCAAAACCAGACAG GGAGTGGAAGATGCCTTCTACACCCTGGTGCGAGAGATCCGGCAGCACAAGCTGCGCAAGCTCAACCCCCCGGACGAGAGCGGCCCCGGCTGCATGAACTGCAAGTGTGTGGTGTCCTGA